One Ochotona princeps isolate mOchPri1 chromosome 7, mOchPri1.hap1, whole genome shotgun sequence genomic window carries:
- the HOPX gene encoding homeodomain-only protein: protein MSAESASGPTEDQVEILEYNFNKVNKHPDPTTLCLIAAEAGLSEEETQKWFKQRLAQWRRSEGLPSECRSVTD from the exons ATGTCTGCCGAGTCTGCGAGCGGCCCCACCGAGGACCAGGTGGAGATCCTGGAATACAACTTCAACAAGGTCAACAAGCACCCGGACCCCACCACGCTGTGCCTCATCGCTGCCGAGGCTGGCCTATCGGAGGAGGAGACCCAG AAATGGTTTAAGCAGCGCCTGGCCCAGTGGCGGCGATCAGAAGGCCTACCCTCTGAGTGCAGATCCGTGACGGACTGA